In Bogoriella caseilytica, the genomic window TGCACGCTCGCCCTGGCCGCGTCGCAGACGCCGCCGCGACAACCTCTGGCCACAGCCGCGCGCTACCTTCTCCAGGTGCTGGCCGAACGGGCACCGGGTCAGAGCGTGGAGGTCCGAGTGCCGCCCTTCGGTGCAGTGCAGGTGATCGAGGGCCCGCGGCATACCCGCGGCACCCCGCCGAACGTGGTCGAGATGGATGCTCCCACCTGGCTGGCCTTGGCCACAGGGGACCTCAGCTGGGCCGAGGCCCTGACCCAGGGGTGGATCAGCCGTTCCGGCTCCCGCGCCGATCTGACGCACCTACTTCCCCTCCAGCCATGAAGTCCTCCAGCACGGTGGCGCGCTCGGGCCGGCCCATCAGGCGATAGGCCAGCTCCCACTCCTGGGGGCGGGCCATGGTCAAGCCCTGCCACCGAGCACCCGGATAGGCCGGAATCGGTACGACGCCCGCCGGCCCGGCCAGCTGGAAGCCGACGAGTACATCGATCTCATGGTCCCGTGCCGCGACCGTGAGGCACAGGGCGGTGCGGAACACACCAGAAGGGCCGCGCCGCTGAACGGGAAAACCTAGCTGGCCCACGACCTGCGCCACGAGTTCCGGGTCACCATCGGTGACCAGATCCCAGTCCCGCACACGATCGATGAGCCCCAGCGAGGCCAGAAGCGCCGAACCACCCACGACGCTACTCACCCCAGCCGAGGCAAGTCGCCGTTGTAGCTGGCGGACCTCCGGCAGCGGCGGGATGCGCACGGGGCGGCGGACGCCACGGACGCTGCCCAGCTGCACCGCGAGAGTGCCCGCGACCACCAGAATCACGCCCACGACCTGCGTGGGCGCGAGGCTCTCGTCCAGCAGCAGCCAAGCCAGGATGGCGACCTGCACCAGCATCGTGTTGTTGATGGCCGCCGAGGCGGTGGCGGTCAAGGTGCGCTGAGTGTGGTTCCACAGCAGAAAGGCTCCGGCAGTATTGACCACCGCGAGCCATGCCAGGATTGAGGCTGAGGAAACGGTGAGGTTCCCCAGCCCTTGGGTGGGCAGACCGATCGCGAGCAGCAGGGCCGCGCCCACAGCCATGGACACGGCAGTGACCGTCAGCGGCGACAGGCCGGAACCGGCGTTGACCGCCCGGCCCAGCACCGATGCCGCCGCGTTGGCGAGCAGCCCCAGAACCGCCACCATCAGCCCTGCGGTGCCGCCGCCGAGGCCTCCGCCACTGACGAAGTAGACGCAGGCCCCGGCGGTGGCCAGGGCCAGACCCAGAGTTGTGCGCCGGCCCACCGGTTCGGCCAGCGCGAGTGCCGCGCTCAGCGCCACCACCACCGGGGTGAAGGCCAGCACCAAGCTGACGGTTGCCGCCGGTAGCAGCGCGATCGCCACGAACTGCGCGCCCTGTGTCAGGGCGTACATGACCACGCCCAAGCCCACCAGCGCGAACCACTCGCGGCGGTCGAGGTGGCGCACCTCCTGTCGGACGCGCGACCGCCACAGCACCACTGCCAGCAGCACCACCGCGCCCAGCGCATAGCGCAGGCCTGCGAAGGTCAGCGGCGGGAGGTCGTCCAGTCCGAGGGAGATCAGTACCCACGACGTGGACCACAAGAAGGTGACGAAGAGCGCCTGGGCGCCGGCACGCAAGGGGAAAGATCGCACGTGAACTCCTGAAGGCAGGGCATGACGAAGTCATGCCGGCCTGTCCCCTCGAGGCTTCTGTCCGTTGAGGTGCGAGGGCGATCTCATCGCCCCTTCTGCGGCGCTCCAACCAGGCCTGCAGTCCATGATGTCCTGCAGCGGAACCGTAGCCGCCCTTGAGCCAGCGACACCGAGACTACCCGAGAAGCCACGCCTCCTGCCGGGCGGCCAGCGGGGTCACGTGCGCTGCTGGAGGAGTCGAGCCGTCGTGCTCCGCAGTCGCCACGCGGTCAGCACGGTGCGGCTGAACCAGCTCAAGGTCATGGCCAAGGCGATGCCGAGAAGCCCCAGTTCCAGCCAGACTCCGAGCAGCCAGGCGGCCGGCAGCGCGATCGCCACCTGGGCAAGGAGACCGATGTACATCATCGACTTCGTGTCTCCCACGGCCCGCACCACAGCCGCCATGGAGATCGAGGCCACGATCAGCGGGGCGATGAGCCAGAACACCAGCAGTGCACGGCCGATCGATTCGATCACGGCCGCATCGGTGGTGAAGAGCCGCAGATACCAGCCCGGAACGACCAGTGCGGGCAGCGCCAGCACCGCGACGCACCCGCCCATGACGATCGCGCCGGCGCGCGCATAGTCCAGACCGGCCCGGAGATCACCGGCACCGTGGCGCTGCCCGACCAGGATGGAGATACCCGAACCGCAGGTGAAGGCGACCGTGAACAGGATGGCCACGGTGCTCGCCATCACGCGGTAGCCGGCGAGCTCGACCGCACCCAGAAACGCCACCGCCGCGACGATCAGCACGTCCCCGCCATAGGCGCCGAGCCCGAAAACGACGTCGGGCCAGGCCACCTTGCCCAGCGGGCGCAACACGGGTTCCGTGCCGCTCTCCTGTGTGACCTCCAGGCCACGCCGATGCCGCAGGGCGAGGCCGAGGCATACGGCCAGACCGAGATAGTGAGCGATCGTGGTCCCCCACGCGGCGCCCTGCGCCCCCTGCTGCAGACCGAAGACCAGCGCGAGGGAGATGGCGATATTGGCCAGGTTCACCACTGCGGCGTTCGCAAGGGCGACCTTGGTGCGCCCTTGCGCTCCGAGCCACCCGCGAGCCGCTGCACTGAGCGCCGCGGCCGGGATGGCGAGCGTGAGGATCCGCAGCACCTCGATGGCCGCTTGCTCTGCACTGGCCGAGGCGGAGGCACCCGTGATCTGCAGCACCCAGGGGGCGGCGAGGTAGAGGCCGACCGCGAGCACCAGCCCGAGGCCCAGTGTCAGGGCCGCGCTGTGGGTGAGCAGCCGGACCAACCGACCGGTCTCCTCGCCGCCGTGCCACTGCGCACCCACGATCTGCACTGCCATCCCCCAGGGCACGAGCACGGCAGTGCAGAACACGAAGATGACCACGGCGCGCGCCATCACCGCGAGCTCGAGCGTGTCGTACTGCCCGAGGATGGCGGTATCTGCCACGGCGGTGAGCAGGGAGACAGCACTGCCGGCGACCAGTGGCCAGCTCAGTGAGCCCACAGCACGAATGCGCGAGGAAAGTGACGGGCGTGAGTCGGCGGGCGGAGTGTCTACGCCGAACGGCGCATCGCTCGCGGCTAGTGCGGTGGAAGCGGGCCGCTTGGCCGAGGTGTTCTCGGCCAAGCGGCCCGCGTGCGCCAGGGGGGCGCCCGAACCGGCGCGGGCGGGTGCAGAATCCCCATCCAGCCCACTCCCGCGCCGGTCGTCTGTATCCCTGCCCTCAGGCGGCATCACGTGCCGTTCCGAGCCAGGGGTCGAGGCCGTCCGCTCGGCCGCTCCAGGAGTCGAGCCCTCGCGCGAGCTCGACATCGGTCAGCAGCACGGCCTCGAAGGCATCG contains:
- a CDS encoding DMT family transporter encodes the protein MRSFPLRAGAQALFVTFLWSTSWVLISLGLDDLPPLTFAGLRYALGAVVLLAVVLWRSRVRQEVRHLDRREWFALVGLGVVMYALTQGAQFVAIALLPAATVSLVLAFTPVVVALSAALALAEPVGRRTTLGLALATAGACVYFVSGGGLGGGTAGLMVAVLGLLANAAASVLGRAVNAGSGLSPLTVTAVSMAVGAALLLAIGLPTQGLGNLTVSSASILAWLAVVNTAGAFLLWNHTQRTLTATASAAINNTMLVQVAILAWLLLDESLAPTQVVGVILVVAGTLAVQLGSVRGVRRPVRIPPLPEVRQLQRRLASAGVSSVVGGSALLASLGLIDRVRDWDLVTDGDPELVAQVVGQLGFPVQRRGPSGVFRTALCLTVAARDHEIDVLVGFQLAGPAGVVPIPAYPGARWQGLTMARPQEWELAYRLMGRPERATVLEDFMAGGEVGASDRRGSRNG
- a CDS encoding MATE family efflux transporter; the encoded protein is MGSLSWPLVAGSAVSLLTAVADTAILGQYDTLELAVMARAVVIFVFCTAVLVPWGMAVQIVGAQWHGGEETGRLVRLLTHSAALTLGLGLVLAVGLYLAAPWVLQITGASASASAEQAAIEVLRILTLAIPAAALSAAARGWLGAQGRTKVALANAAVVNLANIAISLALVFGLQQGAQGAAWGTTIAHYLGLAVCLGLALRHRRGLEVTQESGTEPVLRPLGKVAWPDVVFGLGAYGGDVLIVAAVAFLGAVELAGYRVMASTVAILFTVAFTCGSGISILVGQRHGAGDLRAGLDYARAGAIVMGGCVAVLALPALVVPGWYLRLFTTDAAVIESIGRALLVFWLIAPLIVASISMAAVVRAVGDTKSMMYIGLLAQVAIALPAAWLLGVWLELGLLGIALAMTLSWFSRTVLTAWRLRSTTARLLQQRT
- a CDS encoding sterol carrier family protein, with amino-acid sequence MPRKIPAELGRAALRECTLALAASQTPPRQPLATAARYLLQVLAERAPGQSVEVRVPPFGAVQVIEGPRHTRGTPPNVVEMDAPTWLALATGDLSWAEALTQGWISRSGSRADLTHLLPLQP